A window of the Desulforapulum autotrophicum HRM2 genome harbors these coding sequences:
- a CDS encoding ABC transporter ATP-binding protein, which translates to MKSIRKDAAPSHEGVLVSLVVGYWKPLALAMGCMVIVAAATSISAYLVKPMLDDIFVNRDRSRLLLLPGAAVLIFFSKGAATYGQQYWMNHVGQQIIKTLRNMLYNRIMDLPLAFFHNEKTGTLMSRITNDVNIVKGMVSTAVAGLLRDLFTVIGLVGVIFYMDWKLAVGAFLVLPAAFYPIILFGRRVRRFSTGRQEAMADLNVFLHETFAGSKIVKTFVREDYEKERFHGKSEELFRLEMRSVVAKSLSSPVMEFLGGVGIAFIIWFGGSRVISGASSTGTFFSFLTAVMLLYAPAKKLATLNNTIQEGMAAVTRIFEIIDRESEIKDVQDPLLLEGTEVGVAFENVSFAYQTDGDPVLSHIDLKVNPGEVLALVGMSGGGKTSLVNLIPRFYDVTAGTLRLNGMDVKNIGIKSLREKISIVTQEPVLFNDTVASNIRYGNLEASDEDVVLAAQKAFAHDFIMGFPEGYDTVIGELGSRLSGGEKQRLCIARALIKDAPILILDEATSALDSEAEQVVQQALANLIKGRTTFVIAHRLSTVDHAHRIVVVENGQIIEQGTHEELMAQGGKYYSLRTMQQIDNP; encoded by the coding sequence ATGAAATCTATTAGAAAAGATGCAGCACCTTCCCATGAAGGGGTTTTGGTGTCACTCGTTGTCGGCTATTGGAAACCCCTTGCCCTTGCCATGGGGTGCATGGTGATTGTGGCTGCGGCTACCTCAATCTCGGCCTACCTGGTTAAGCCCATGCTGGATGATATTTTTGTGAACCGCGACCGGTCCCGCTTATTGTTGCTTCCCGGTGCAGCTGTCCTGATCTTTTTTTCTAAGGGTGCAGCCACCTATGGGCAGCAGTACTGGATGAACCATGTGGGACAGCAGATCATCAAAACCCTTCGAAACATGCTTTATAACCGTATCATGGATCTTCCCCTGGCCTTTTTTCACAATGAAAAAACAGGCACCCTCATGTCCAGGATCACCAATGATGTCAACATTGTCAAAGGCATGGTTTCAACGGCAGTGGCAGGACTTTTGCGTGATCTTTTCACGGTGATCGGCCTTGTGGGGGTGATTTTTTACATGGACTGGAAACTTGCCGTGGGGGCCTTTCTTGTTCTGCCTGCGGCATTTTATCCGATTATACTTTTTGGGCGCAGGGTGCGGCGGTTCAGCACCGGACGCCAGGAGGCCATGGCAGATCTCAATGTGTTTCTCCATGAAACCTTTGCAGGCAGCAAGATTGTCAAAACCTTTGTCAGGGAAGATTATGAGAAAGAGCGCTTCCATGGTAAATCGGAAGAACTGTTTCGCCTGGAGATGAGGTCGGTGGTTGCCAAATCCCTTTCCTCTCCTGTCATGGAGTTTCTTGGCGGGGTGGGTATCGCCTTTATCATCTGGTTTGGCGGGTCCAGGGTTATTTCCGGGGCATCCTCCACCGGAACTTTTTTTTCCTTTCTGACGGCGGTGATGTTGCTCTATGCCCCTGCAAAAAAACTTGCGACATTGAATAACACCATCCAGGAGGGCATGGCCGCTGTTACCCGGATTTTTGAAATCATTGATCGTGAATCTGAAATAAAAGATGTGCAGGATCCCCTTTTACTGGAAGGGACAGAGGTGGGTGTGGCTTTTGAAAATGTGTCGTTTGCCTACCAGACCGATGGGGACCCCGTGTTGAGTCACATTGACTTGAAGGTGAATCCCGGGGAAGTCCTTGCCCTGGTGGGCATGAGTGGGGGAGGTAAAACTTCCCTTGTAAACCTCATTCCCAGGTTTTACGATGTAACCGCCGGAACCCTTCGTCTGAATGGAATGGATGTGAAAAATATTGGCATCAAGTCCCTCAGGGAAAAAATTTCCATTGTGACCCAGGAGCCGGTACTTTTTAACGACACCGTCGCCAGCAATATCCGGTATGGCAATCTTGAGGCTTCAGACGAGGACGTTGTCCTGGCCGCCCAAAAAGCCTTTGCCCATGATTTCATCATGGGGTTTCCAGAAGGGTATGACACGGTCATCGGAGAGCTTGGCAGCAGGCTGTCCGGTGGAGAAAAACAGCGATTATGCATTGCCAGGGCTTTGATCAAGGATGCCCCCATCCTCATCCTTGATGAGGCTACCTCTGCCCTTGATTCCGAAGCGGAACAGGTGGTGCAGCAGGCCCTGGCCAACCTCATCAAAGGACGAACCACCTTTGTCATTGCCCATCGGCTTTCAACCGTGGACCATGCCCACCGCATTGTGGTTGTAGAAAACGGGCAGATTATAGAGCAGGGCACCCATGAAGAACTCATGGCCCAGGGTGGTAAATATTATTCCCTTCGCACCATGCAGCAGATTGATAACCCTTAG
- a CDS encoding 3-deoxy-D-manno-octulosonic acid transferase, which translates to MNNQWESDQNRLNRILGLYGFAWRLALPWLKKTRRLRRGFDQRTNVHHLTRSDIWIQAASAGEAYLASALIRTMMPDHELTVLVTTTTPQGMDILKKTLSPMEISPHISVVFSFFPFDSPDLMDAAVSRICPGVMVLLETELWPGLLASLNKRQIPIIMINARLSEKSLARYQKAPWLCRTLAPHIILAISPEDARRFRKIFPQTTIDTMPNIKFDTVMPQEMETNPGNCLLPQNPFPKGTPVTLLASIRREEEEETADILGQILFQHPNQVVAIFPRHMHRIDFWQKTLTALGLSWKLRSAITKPVLPGTTILWDTFGELKAACFHATAAFVGGSLKPLGGQNFLEPVICGAAAVTGPYLDNFNWVGQELFSTGVVNRARNSREVVSHLCRHLNTPPRRQKITSKGINYIRRYQGGTQMAVNTILNTLQSGKK; encoded by the coding sequence ATGAATAATCAGTGGGAATCAGATCAAAACAGATTAAATAGGATCCTTGGCCTTTATGGTTTTGCCTGGAGACTGGCACTGCCGTGGCTGAAAAAAACCCGGCGGCTCCGCAGGGGGTTTGACCAGCGCACCAATGTCCATCACCTGACTCGGTCAGACATCTGGATCCAGGCGGCATCGGCTGGTGAGGCTTATCTGGCAAGTGCCCTGATCCGTACCATGATGCCCGACCATGAACTGACCGTGCTCGTGACCACAACCACTCCCCAGGGCATGGACATCCTGAAAAAAACGCTCTCACCAATGGAGATCAGCCCCCATATTTCAGTGGTTTTTTCATTTTTTCCCTTTGATTCACCGGACTTGATGGATGCTGCGGTATCAAGAATTTGTCCCGGCGTCATGGTGCTCCTGGAAACTGAGTTGTGGCCGGGTCTTCTTGCTAGCCTGAACAAACGACAGATCCCCATTATCATGATCAATGCAAGGCTTTCTGAAAAAAGCCTGGCCCGGTATCAAAAAGCCCCCTGGTTGTGCCGGACCCTGGCACCCCACATCATTCTTGCCATCTCGCCTGAAGATGCCCGGCGGTTCAGAAAAATCTTTCCACAGACCACAATTGATACCATGCCAAACATTAAATTTGACACAGTGATGCCCCAGGAAATGGAAACCAACCCAGGGAACTGCCTCCTACCCCAAAACCCCTTTCCCAAGGGGACACCAGTGACCCTTCTGGCATCCATCCGCAGGGAAGAGGAGGAAGAAACAGCAGATATCCTTGGACAAATTCTTTTTCAGCACCCCAACCAGGTGGTGGCAATCTTTCCCAGACACATGCACCGCATTGATTTCTGGCAGAAGACCCTCACCGCCCTTGGACTGTCCTGGAAGCTTAGATCCGCCATAACCAAACCTGTATTGCCCGGCACAACAATCCTGTGGGACACCTTTGGAGAACTTAAGGCAGCCTGTTTCCATGCCACAGCAGCCTTTGTGGGAGGAAGCCTCAAACCCCTGGGCGGTCAAAATTTCCTGGAACCTGTCATCTGCGGTGCTGCTGCAGTTACCGGACCTTACCTTGACAATTTTAACTGGGTGGGACAGGAACTGTTCTCAACAGGGGTGGTGAACCGTGCCAGAAACAGCAGGGAGGTTGTCAGTCACCTCTGCCGTCACCTGAATACCCCTCCCCGGCGACAAAAGATAACAAGCAAAGGAATAAACTATATCCGCCGATACCAGGGCGGAACCCAAATGGCGGTGAACACCATTTTAAACACCCTTCAATCTGGAAAAAAATAA